The Pseudarthrobacter defluvii DNA window CCGAAAACGGTGGCGCTGTCCTCTGGCAGCACCTGTTCTGGTTCTTCGGCCACCCGGAGGTGTACATCATCGCGCTGCCGTTCTTCGGCATCGTTTCGGAGATCTTCCCGGTCTTCAGCCGCAAGCCGATCTTCGGCTACAAGGGCCTCGTGTACGCGACGATCGCCATCGCGGCCCTGTCGGTGACGGTGTGGGCCCACCACATGTACGTCACGGGCGCCGTCCTGCTGCCGTTCTTCTCGTTCATGACCATGCTCATCGCGGTGCCTACCGGGGTTAAGTTCTTCAACTGGATCGGCACCATGTGGCGCGGCTCCCTGACCTTCGAGACGCCCATGCTGTGGAGCCTCGGCTTCATGGTCACCTTCCTCTTCGGCGGCCTGACCGGCATCATCCTCGCCTCCCCGCCGCTGGACTTCCACGTCTCGGACTCCTACTTCGTGGTGGCGCACTTCCACTACGTGGTGTTCGGCACCGTGGTGTTCGCGATGTTCGCCGGATTCTACTTCTGGTGGCCCAAGTTCACCGGCACCATGCTCAACGAGCGCCTGGGCAAGATCCACTTCTGGCTCCTGTTCCTGGGCTTCCACGGCACGTTCCTGATCCAGCACTGGCTGGGTGTCGAGGGCATGCCGCGCCGCTACGCTGACTACCTCGTGGAGGACAACTTCACGTGGATGAACCAGTTCTCCACCGTGGCATCGTTTGTCCTCGGTGCATCCCTGATCCCGTTCTTCTGGAACGTCTACATCACCTGGCGCAAGGCTGAAAAAGTCCAGGTTGATGATCCGTGGGGCTTTGGTGCTTCGCTGGAGTGGGCCACGTCCTGCCCGCCGCCGCGCCACAACTTCACGTCCCTGCCCCGGATCCGTTCGGAGCGTCCCGCCCTGGACCTGCACCACCCGGAACTCCGCCAGGTCCACACCGTTGAGTCGCCGGCACCCGCAGCAGCGGCCCTCGGCAACGCCGACCAGAAGGACACCGCACAGTGAAAATTGAATCCTGGATCTTTGGTTCCGGAGTTTTCTTCTTCCTTCCCATCTCCATCATTTACGGTTTCCTGACCGGCTGGGGAGAATGGGTCGGCATCCTGGGCATCCTGCTGCTTGCAGGGCTGGCCGGCATGATCGGTGCCTACCTCGGGTTCACTGGCCGCCGCGTCGGCATGCGGCCTGAGGACCGCAGCGATGCAGAGATCCACGAGGGCGCCGGCGAACAGGGGCACTTCAGCCCTTGGAGCTGGTGGCCCCTGGTCCTGGGCATCGCCTGCGCCACAGGCTTCCTCGGTCTGGCCATAGGCATTTGGATCACCTTCATCGCAGGCGGCATTGCCGTGGTGGCCCTCGTTGGCTGGGTTTACGAATACAGCCGCGGAGACCACGCGCACTAAGCAAGCAAAAGAATAACGACGTCGGGCCCCACCAAAAGGTGGGGCCCGACGTCGTTGCATGTGCCCTGAAGGGCTTTCAGGCGGCTCCCTGTGACTCCAGCAGCACCCTGAGCCCCTGGAGCGCTTCCTCGGCTTCCCGGCGCCCCAGGGCTCCTTCCAGCTCGCTGTCGCTGACGGCCAGCTCCACTTCGCAGCCCTGCGGAAAGTCAGCAGTCATCACCTGCAGCAGTGAGCGGGCATCAACCTGCCCGGCGCCCGCCTTACTGATGGTTACCGGAAGCCCGGTATCGGTGACGGCGCGGACGAATACCGCGGCAGAACGTGCATGCAGGCCCACGGGCGCAGCCACCACGGCTTTCTGGGTTGGCAAAAAGGGACTCCTATGTCGAAAGACGGCCCCC harbors:
- the ctaD gene encoding aa3-type cytochrome oxidase subunit I, which codes for MATYTQSAPAGVLPAPVVPKSKGRIVVNWITSTDHKTIGYMYLIASFVFFCLGGVMALLIRAELFEPGMQILQTKEQYNQLFTMHGTVMLLMFATPLFAGFANVIMPLQIGAPDVAFPRLNALAFWFFLFGSTIAVSGFITPQGAASFGWFAYAPLSNTTFTPGIGGDLWVFGLALSGFGTILGAVNFITTIICMRAPGMTMWRMPIFTWNTLITAILVLMAFPPLAAALFALGADRKFGAHIFDPENGGAVLWQHLFWFFGHPEVYIIALPFFGIVSEIFPVFSRKPIFGYKGLVYATIAIAALSVTVWAHHMYVTGAVLLPFFSFMTMLIAVPTGVKFFNWIGTMWRGSLTFETPMLWSLGFMVTFLFGGLTGIILASPPLDFHVSDSYFVVAHFHYVVFGTVVFAMFAGFYFWWPKFTGTMLNERLGKIHFWLLFLGFHGTFLIQHWLGVEGMPRRYADYLVEDNFTWMNQFSTVASFVLGASLIPFFWNVYITWRKAEKVQVDDPWGFGASLEWATSCPPPRHNFTSLPRIRSERPALDLHHPELRQVHTVESPAPAAAALGNADQKDTAQ
- a CDS encoding cytochrome c oxidase subunit 4; translation: MKIESWIFGSGVFFFLPISIIYGFLTGWGEWVGILGILLLAGLAGMIGAYLGFTGRRVGMRPEDRSDAEIHEGAGEQGHFSPWSWWPLVLGIACATGFLGLAIGIWITFIAGGIAVVALVGWVYEYSRGDHAH
- a CDS encoding HPr family phosphocarrier protein; its protein translation is MPTQKAVVAAPVGLHARSAAVFVRAVTDTGLPVTISKAGAGQVDARSLLQVMTADFPQGCEVELAVSDSELEGALGRREAEEALQGLRVLLESQGAA